In a single window of the Vibrio celticus genome:
- a CDS encoding M28 family metallopeptidase — translation MAIQKSMLALAVLGGSLALINSTSAYASLGITPPANEEVWITTDADAQHIMTQHGATVYPGVTGNKHSIVAKINQKELAKLSSHMHEETHRCGGYMVHEDKASALKAAAMPLTMSSFEKPVISHQDTVNDLLAQVEPNNMVTTIENLTNFTNRFYTTSTGVAASDWLLERWETEIKDVPYASARQIAHAEYPQKSVEVTLLGAKYPEEIVVVGGHLDSTVGSWTSEGTISPGADDDASGIATVTESLRLMIASGIQPDKTIKFYGYAAEEVGLRGSQDVANALRDEQANVVSVLQLDMTNYNGSAHDITFITDYTDSNLTAYLSELIDTYASNISYGFDDCGYACSDHASWHNVGYPAAMPFESMFNDYNPSIHTQHDTLENSDPTATHATKFAKLAIAYLVETSLDSPVAGPTELQYDVPVEGLSAGYGEEQFFTVTTEYSGQLTVTMTGHRSGDADLYVKHNGTVSKASYDCRPYQNSSNEQCVLDMPAGEFNIMVRGYRNFSDVSIVANFVPDWL, via the coding sequence ATGGCTATTCAAAAAAGCATGCTAGCTTTGGCTGTACTCGGAGGTTCTTTAGCCTTAATCAACAGTACTTCGGCTTACGCATCCCTAGGAATCACACCACCAGCGAACGAAGAGGTTTGGATCACCACCGATGCGGACGCACAACATATTATGACTCAACATGGCGCAACGGTTTACCCAGGCGTGACAGGAAACAAGCATTCCATCGTCGCGAAAATCAACCAGAAAGAGCTCGCGAAACTATCCAGCCACATGCACGAAGAAACTCACCGTTGTGGTGGCTACATGGTGCACGAAGACAAAGCAAGCGCACTCAAAGCCGCAGCTATGCCACTGACTATGAGCAGCTTCGAAAAGCCGGTAATCAGCCATCAAGACACAGTGAACGACCTACTCGCTCAGGTCGAGCCGAACAACATGGTCACGACCATAGAAAATCTAACCAACTTCACCAACCGTTTTTATACTACTTCTACTGGTGTTGCTGCTTCGGATTGGCTTTTAGAGCGTTGGGAAACAGAAATTAAAGATGTGCCGTATGCGTCTGCACGCCAAATCGCGCATGCTGAATATCCGCAAAAATCCGTTGAAGTGACACTGCTTGGTGCTAAATATCCTGAAGAGATCGTGGTGGTTGGCGGCCATCTTGATTCAACGGTAGGTTCTTGGACAAGCGAAGGCACAATCTCACCGGGAGCTGATGATGATGCGTCTGGCATTGCTACGGTAACAGAGTCGCTTCGCCTGATGATCGCCAGTGGTATTCAGCCAGACAAGACCATCAAGTTTTATGGTTATGCGGCAGAAGAAGTGGGATTGCGCGGCTCACAAGATGTCGCCAACGCTTTAAGAGATGAGCAAGCCAACGTTGTATCGGTATTGCAATTAGACATGACCAACTACAACGGTTCAGCGCACGATATCACCTTCATCACAGACTACACCGACAGCAACTTAACCGCCTACTTAAGCGAGCTGATCGACACTTACGCTAGCAACATCAGTTACGGTTTTGATGATTGTGGTTATGCCTGTTCTGATCACGCCTCTTGGCACAATGTTGGCTACCCAGCAGCCATGCCATTCGAGAGCATGTTCAATGATTACAACCCAAGTATTCATACCCAGCACGACACGCTTGAAAACTCCGATCCAACCGCAACACACGCGACTAAATTCGCCAAATTGGCGATTGCTTACCTTGTCGAAACTAGCCTCGACTCACCCGTTGCAGGACCAACAGAGCTGCAATATGACGTCCCTGTAGAAGGGCTATCCGCAGGTTACGGTGAAGAGCAATTCTTTACCGTAACAACGGAGTACTCTGGTCAGTTAACCGTAACCATGACCGGCCATCGTAGTGGCGATGCCGACCTTTATGTGAAACACAATGGCACCGTATCAAAAGCAAGCTACGACTGTCGCCCATACCAGAACAGCAGCAACGAACAGTGTGTGTTAGACATGCCTGCCGGTGAGTTCAACATCATGGTGCGTGGCTATCGCAACTTCAGCGACGTATCTATCGTTGCTAATTTCGTTCCTGATTGGCTGTAA
- a CDS encoding M4 family metallopeptidase, which yields MKIRKRLVAVAIASAMSLSVHASESVQIDQPINFTNFSGLNAQLGVSNASSFKMVKEVNLKKRGIYKVKIQQNIWGTPVWGHYLNATQSAQGGALKSVQGSYLKTTTLERSFVKPSINSAQAVELASKDLNTQGLTSKSLDNVQHQLFIYQGSVKQGIGQQSVDKTRLVYVVSYLVEGSEQPTRPFTMLDAHTGEVIDRWEGIAHAQIGTGPGGNEKTGMYEYGTDYHYLDVQEVGTECVMESENVVTVDLNGATDGDTTYSYECPRNEYKAVNGAFSPLNDAHYFGNIVFDMYKNWFDTAPLSFKLMMRVHYGENYENAFWDGRAMTFGDGESFFYPLVSLDVSAHEVSHGFTEQNSGLIYANQSGGMNEAFSDMAGEAAEYYMKGTNDWMVGRNIFKGEGALRYMDDPSRDGSSINNASEYYDGLNVHYSSGVFNKAFYHLATTQGWDTKKAFELFVLANQIYWSENSDFWQGACGVKNSATDLGYNADDVVSAFGLVGVTPCAEPPLPPEPEYQRLENGVEAAVAGETGSKTYFDIEVPEGQDKLTIDLAVSTGDPDMYVGLDYAPSSQENICKSESVTDEVCVIENPTAGRYTVNILGYSDYAGANLKASYESGNANVPPVSSFEHTIVGKEVELRSTSSDRDGQIVSYQWNLGDGNTQTGEVTRYTYAEAGDYVVTLTVTDDAGVATSTSKSITIEGNSAEGFPLKLKFGNKNPNGKARVKLAWDYDTNDYFVIKRNGKNVGATDFNSYVDKFRHNGTVDVEYQVCTSSDICSETKHYRFIKAQ from the coding sequence ATGAAAATAAGAAAGCGTTTAGTTGCCGTTGCTATAGCCAGTGCTATGTCTTTGTCAGTGCATGCAAGTGAATCCGTTCAAATCGATCAACCGATCAACTTTACTAACTTCTCTGGGTTAAACGCTCAGTTAGGAGTCAGTAACGCCTCTAGCTTCAAGATGGTGAAAGAAGTAAACCTGAAAAAGCGTGGTATCTATAAAGTTAAGATCCAGCAGAACATCTGGGGTACCCCGGTATGGGGACATTACCTAAATGCCACCCAAAGTGCACAAGGTGGGGCGTTAAAGTCGGTTCAAGGGAGCTACCTTAAAACAACGACCTTAGAGCGATCTTTTGTTAAGCCATCAATCAACAGCGCTCAAGCGGTTGAACTCGCAAGTAAAGATCTAAATACTCAAGGCTTAACCAGCAAATCTCTAGACAACGTTCAACATCAGCTATTTATCTATCAAGGCTCTGTGAAGCAAGGCATCGGACAGCAAAGCGTAGATAAAACACGACTAGTGTACGTTGTCTCTTACCTAGTAGAAGGCAGTGAACAGCCGACTCGACCGTTCACCATGCTAGACGCGCACACAGGCGAAGTCATCGACCGCTGGGAAGGTATTGCCCATGCTCAGATCGGTACTGGCCCTGGTGGCAACGAAAAAACAGGCATGTACGAATACGGCACCGACTACCACTACCTTGATGTTCAAGAAGTGGGCACAGAATGTGTAATGGAGTCTGAAAATGTCGTTACCGTTGACCTAAATGGCGCGACCGACGGCGATACGACTTACAGCTATGAATGTCCTCGTAACGAATATAAAGCCGTGAACGGCGCGTTCTCGCCACTCAACGATGCCCATTACTTCGGTAACATTGTGTTCGACATGTATAAAAACTGGTTCGACACAGCGCCACTCTCTTTCAAACTCATGATGCGTGTTCACTACGGTGAAAACTACGAGAATGCTTTTTGGGATGGCAGAGCCATGACCTTTGGCGATGGTGAAAGCTTCTTTTACCCGCTTGTTAGCCTAGATGTATCAGCCCATGAAGTGAGCCACGGTTTCACTGAGCAAAATTCAGGTTTGATATACGCAAACCAATCCGGCGGTATGAACGAAGCCTTTTCTGACATGGCAGGTGAAGCCGCAGAATACTACATGAAAGGCACCAACGACTGGATGGTCGGGCGCAATATCTTTAAAGGCGAAGGTGCGCTGCGTTACATGGACGATCCATCACGCGATGGCTCTTCAATCAACAATGCATCTGAGTACTACGATGGCTTAAACGTGCACTACAGCTCTGGCGTGTTCAACAAGGCGTTCTACCATCTTGCAACCACACAAGGTTGGGACACCAAGAAAGCGTTCGAACTGTTCGTGCTAGCCAACCAGATCTACTGGTCTGAAAACAGTGACTTTTGGCAGGGCGCTTGTGGCGTGAAAAACTCAGCAACCGACCTTGGCTACAATGCCGATGATGTTGTTTCTGCGTTCGGTCTGGTGGGTGTTACCCCATGTGCAGAGCCACCACTGCCGCCAGAACCGGAATATCAACGCCTTGAAAACGGTGTTGAAGCTGCGGTTGCTGGTGAAACCGGCTCAAAAACTTACTTCGATATCGAAGTACCAGAAGGCCAAGACAAGCTAACGATTGATCTTGCTGTGTCTACTGGTGATCCGGATATGTATGTTGGTCTAGATTATGCGCCAAGCTCTCAAGAGAATATCTGTAAGAGTGAAAGCGTAACCGATGAAGTATGTGTAATTGAAAACCCAACAGCTGGTCGTTACACGGTGAACATTCTAGGTTACTCAGATTACGCAGGTGCGAACCTAAAAGCATCATACGAATCAGGCAATGCTAACGTACCGCCAGTCTCTTCTTTCGAACACACCATTGTCGGCAAAGAAGTAGAACTGCGCAGCACAAGTTCAGACAGAGATGGTCAGATCGTTTCTTACCAATGGAACCTAGGCGATGGCAACACACAAACAGGTGAAGTGACTCGCTATACCTACGCTGAAGCTGGCGACTACGTGGTGACTCTAACCGTGACAGACGATGCAGGCGTTGCAACATCAACAAGCAAATCTATTACGATTGAAGGTAACTCAGCGGAAGGCTTCCCACTAAAACTGAAGTTTGGTAACAAAAACCCGAACGGCAAAGCTCGCGTTAAGCTGGCATGGGATTACGACACCAATGACTACTTCGTGATTAAGCGTAATGGCAAGAATGTTGGTGCTACAGACTTCAACTCATACGTCGACAAGTTCCGTCACAACGGCACAGTAGATGTTGAGTACCAAGTGTGTACCTCAAGCGATATCTGTTCAGAAACCAAGCACTACCGTTTCATTAAAGCACAATAA
- a CDS encoding sensor histidine kinase, with product MRRIFLESLIGLLVCFMAGLVAYEISVYQLNTDYEYVLEDYEAAAHQQLIENIAKNQGLEAAHQAINQFVETTRNKLVTFSPDDEIPSPVSEFFSTNPNTFVFHDDERDLWFRLTSSDNTYHYLPNSEAFVRQKIELEDDLIWLFFLASFILYGLCHLFIIFRRVKKLEAATLRFAEGDLSTRAETSSGIAIGSLNKSFNLMADRIHRLVESNRSLTNAVAHELRTPIFRIQWQAEMLKDTQLNAEQEGTIESIVEDTEEMERMVDELLYYAKLDSTDLENLQQPLEIRDLLDHAMTRWNKDTQLSIDLSLPEQSSSIMADETLLNRALDNLVRNAMKFARSQVSIEASVHQDKLQIAVHDDGDGVAQEHQARLFEPFYVGDKARNKAKSGHGLGLSIVEKICAQHSATVEVGQSQTLKGAVFTITIQLCNDSADKPIQ from the coding sequence ATGCGACGTATCTTTTTGGAGTCCTTAATAGGGCTGTTAGTTTGCTTTATGGCTGGCCTTGTCGCCTACGAGATTAGCGTCTATCAGCTCAATACCGACTACGAATATGTACTGGAAGATTACGAAGCAGCTGCCCACCAGCAATTGATCGAGAATATCGCTAAAAATCAAGGCCTTGAGGCGGCCCATCAAGCGATAAACCAGTTTGTAGAAACCACACGAAATAAATTGGTTACATTCAGCCCAGACGATGAAATACCTAGTCCCGTTTCAGAGTTCTTCAGCACTAACCCGAATACCTTTGTTTTTCACGATGATGAACGTGACCTATGGTTTCGCTTAACAAGCAGTGACAATACTTATCACTACCTCCCCAACAGTGAAGCGTTCGTTAGGCAAAAAATAGAGTTGGAGGATGACCTCATTTGGTTGTTCTTTTTAGCTAGCTTTATCTTATATGGCTTATGTCATCTATTTATTATCTTCCGCCGAGTTAAAAAGCTAGAGGCGGCCACTCTGCGTTTTGCGGAAGGGGATCTCTCGACACGAGCCGAGACTTCAAGTGGTATTGCGATTGGTTCACTGAACAAATCCTTCAACCTAATGGCCGACCGAATTCATCGCTTAGTAGAAAGTAATCGCTCACTCACTAATGCTGTCGCTCATGAACTGCGCACGCCAATATTCCGAATTCAGTGGCAAGCTGAAATGTTGAAAGATACCCAGCTAAACGCAGAGCAAGAGGGCACGATTGAGAGTATTGTCGAAGACACGGAAGAGATGGAAAGGATGGTCGATGAACTATTGTATTACGCCAAACTCGATAGCACTGACCTAGAAAACTTACAACAACCATTAGAGATACGAGACTTACTCGACCACGCAATGACGCGTTGGAACAAAGACACTCAGCTCAGCATCGACCTATCACTGCCAGAGCAATCTAGCTCGATAATGGCGGATGAAACGCTACTCAACCGAGCACTAGATAACCTAGTGCGTAACGCAATGAAATTCGCACGCTCACAAGTTTCGATTGAAGCAAGCGTGCATCAAGATAAGCTACAGATCGCGGTACATGATGATGGTGATGGTGTGGCACAAGAACATCAAGCTCGCCTGTTCGAACCCTTTTACGTTGGCGACAAAGCGCGTAACAAGGCCAAGAGCGGCCATGGTTTAGGGCTTTCTATCGTCGAAAAGATCTGTGCTCAACATAGCGCGACCGTAGAGGTTGGTCAGAGCCAAACCTTAAAGGGTGCGGTATTCACCATAACCATTCAGCTATGTAATGATTCAGCTGACAAACCCATACAGTAA
- a CDS encoding response regulator transcription factor, whose amino-acid sequence MTKPKMIIVEDDLKLQRMLKDYFVTQDFDVSTLDDGSDAAQTILAEQPDIVLLDLMLPVTDGLTICRQTRTLFKGKILMLTASDDDFDHVAGLETGADDYVTKPIKPRVLLARVRSLLRRQDTNTASVDDSDNLQFDQLVLKNTYKKCELSGAVLSLTDSEFDLLWLLASNPDTPLSRDYLTQTLRGIEYDGIDRTIDNKIVRLRKILGDDHTPAEKIQTIRGKGYLFVSTAWR is encoded by the coding sequence ATGACAAAACCTAAAATGATCATCGTAGAAGACGATTTGAAACTTCAGCGAATGCTAAAGGATTACTTTGTTACGCAGGACTTTGATGTTTCCACACTCGATGATGGCAGTGATGCCGCACAGACCATCCTTGCCGAACAGCCTGATATCGTGTTGTTGGATTTAATGCTCCCTGTAACCGATGGACTGACAATATGCCGACAGACCCGCACCCTCTTTAAAGGTAAGATTTTAATGCTCACCGCTAGCGATGATGATTTCGACCACGTTGCAGGCTTAGAGACAGGCGCTGATGACTATGTCACCAAGCCAATCAAACCAAGAGTTCTGCTGGCCAGAGTTCGTTCACTATTACGCCGCCAAGACACCAATACAGCTTCAGTCGATGACTCAGACAACCTTCAGTTTGATCAACTGGTTCTGAAAAACACCTATAAGAAGTGTGAACTTTCAGGTGCCGTTTTATCACTAACTGACAGCGAATTTGACCTGTTGTGGTTATTAGCGAGTAACCCTGATACTCCGCTATCACGTGACTATTTGACACAAACGCTACGTGGTATTGAGTACGACGGAATCGATCGAACGATTGATAATAAAATAGTGCGCCTAAGAAAGATTCTTGGCGACGACCACACACCAGCAGAGAAAATTCAGACCATTCGCGGGAAGGGTTACTTATTTGTTTCGACCGCCTGGCGTTAA
- a CDS encoding alpha/beta hydrolase has translation MNDYRNALLALPLILLAGCNSSSNSGKAANKAQVKPQADYVFSSAKLGELYKERQEVQESIKLDYNGVQYETVLFAEDISDKQKVVRLADSLGQSVDLYLPDAGADDCAIYSEGKFFDSFDCGVAQRSIGNDTTLINTTTNTHKPVELEYHNELVQYVTSLGSTILSNTKSGNKVTITTSFAFNAFYRDVLNETGAADRIRSTLGASTYSQLFDIVKLYRGSEMTLKFTNHIGGSADDDINMYTGRMIHSNNMTTIVTPTGSVFSGGTDLFAAGNPRVLQRADTTKAIELNKQVGVHSWAEDDKTAKEFPYTNESHRKQATYFKKVMGDKGIDFYIFTLDSAPASGEHWVTKADSDKYDFITRIE, from the coding sequence ATGAACGACTATAGAAATGCATTACTGGCGTTACCTTTGATTCTGCTAGCGGGTTGTAACTCAAGCTCTAACTCAGGTAAAGCTGCCAACAAAGCGCAAGTAAAACCTCAAGCTGATTACGTATTTTCATCAGCGAAACTGGGTGAGTTGTATAAAGAGCGACAAGAGGTCCAAGAATCCATAAAGCTTGATTACAACGGTGTGCAGTATGAAACCGTTCTGTTTGCGGAAGATATTAGTGATAAGCAAAAAGTAGTTAGGCTTGCGGATAGTTTAGGTCAAAGTGTGGATCTGTACCTTCCTGATGCAGGGGCTGACGATTGTGCGATATACAGTGAGGGTAAGTTTTTTGATTCATTTGATTGTGGTGTTGCTCAACGCTCAATTGGGAATGACACCACGTTAATTAACACGACAACGAATACTCATAAACCCGTCGAGCTTGAGTATCACAATGAACTGGTTCAATACGTGACTAGCCTTGGGTCTACTATTTTGAGCAACACTAAAAGTGGCAACAAGGTAACCATCACCACATCGTTTGCTTTCAACGCTTTTTACCGTGATGTTCTCAATGAGACTGGCGCTGCTGATCGAATTCGGTCGACTCTGGGGGCATCAACCTATTCTCAGCTTTTTGATATCGTGAAATTGTATCGAGGCAGCGAGATGACATTGAAGTTTACCAACCATATTGGTGGCAGCGCTGACGACGATATCAATATGTATACCGGGCGCATGATCCACAGTAACAACATGACGACGATCGTAACGCCTACGGGGTCGGTGTTCTCTGGCGGCACGGATCTTTTCGCTGCGGGTAACCCACGAGTATTGCAACGAGCAGATACCACCAAAGCCATTGAGCTTAATAAGCAGGTTGGTGTGCACAGTTGGGCTGAGGATGATAAAACAGCCAAAGAATTCCCATACACCAATGAAAGCCATCGTAAGCAAGCGACCTATTTTAAAAAGGTGATGGGAGACAAAGGAATCGATTTCTATATCTTCACTTTAGACTCTGCGCCTGCTTCTGGTGAACACTGGGTGACTAAGGCCGATTCAGATAAATACGATTTCATTACACGCATTGAGTAG
- the betI gene encoding transcriptional regulator BetI, translating into MPKVGMPDIRKPQLVQATMTVIDRVGLHAASIALISKEAGVSTGIINHYFGGKHGLLEETMREILRQLSNTITTSLKALPVDAHQQRINAIIDGNFEGYQAENKVAKAWLAFWSYSMHDEQLKRLQRVNEKRLISHLRLELKGILNHEQADLVAHGIASLIDGLWLRGTLNPDGIDAQKARAIINDYLDKQLTFYSCSTK; encoded by the coding sequence ATGCCGAAGGTTGGGATGCCTGATATACGTAAACCACAGCTTGTTCAAGCCACCATGACGGTGATTGATCGAGTGGGTTTGCATGCCGCGAGTATTGCGTTGATCAGCAAAGAAGCGGGAGTCTCCACTGGCATTATTAATCACTATTTTGGCGGGAAGCATGGGCTGCTCGAAGAGACCATGCGTGAAATCCTTCGCCAACTTTCCAATACCATCACGACTTCACTAAAAGCGCTTCCTGTTGATGCTCACCAACAGAGAATAAACGCGATCATCGATGGTAACTTCGAAGGTTACCAGGCAGAAAATAAGGTCGCGAAGGCGTGGTTGGCATTTTGGTCATATTCAATGCATGACGAGCAGCTGAAAAGACTGCAGCGTGTGAATGAAAAACGTTTAATTTCACACTTACGTCTTGAGTTGAAAGGTATTTTGAATCACGAACAAGCGGATCTCGTTGCTCACGGGATTGCGTCTCTGATTGATGGTTTGTGGCTGAGAGGCACACTAAACCCAGATGGTATCGATGCTCAAAAGGCGCGTGCCATCATCAATGATTATCTAGATAAACAACTTACGTTCTACTCGTGCAGTACCAAATAG
- the betB gene encoding betaine-aldehyde dehydrogenase: protein MEMNSLYIDGAAVKATSGETFDSINPANGEPIATLGQASSADVDSAIESAKRGFAVWSAMTAVERSRILLKAVEILRARNDDLANLEVVDTGKPLQEAIEVDVASGADVIEYFAGLAPTLQGDQQPLSESQFFYTRREPLGICAGIGAWNYPIQIAMWKSAPALAAGNVMIFKPSEETPLTALKLAEIFTEAGLPDGVFNVVQGDYRVGQMLTAHPDIAKVSFTGETGTGKAVMADSAKTLKSVTMELGGKSPMIVFDDAKLDDAVSASMVANFYTQGEVCTNGTRVYVHENIYNAFIDQLKTRTEKLIIGNPMDMETQIGALISKEHLSKVLEAIELAKQSGATLLTGGYQVTDNGLENGNFVIPTVFVDCEDNMPHVQQEIFGPVMSVLKFTDEDDVIRRANDTKYGLAAGVFTQNLSRAHRVIHQMQAGICWVNTWGDSPAEMPVGGYKLSGIGRENGPETLLHYTQTKSILIELGDYASPYA from the coding sequence ATGGAAATGAACTCGTTATACATCGATGGCGCAGCGGTTAAAGCAACCTCTGGTGAAACCTTTGATAGCATTAACCCTGCCAACGGTGAACCTATCGCGACGTTAGGCCAAGCATCTTCAGCAGATGTCGATAGCGCTATTGAATCTGCGAAGCGCGGATTTGCGGTATGGTCTGCAATGACCGCTGTGGAACGCAGCCGTATTCTGTTGAAGGCAGTGGAAATACTTAGAGCTCGAAATGATGACCTTGCAAACCTTGAGGTTGTTGATACGGGCAAGCCGCTGCAAGAAGCGATTGAAGTGGATGTGGCGTCTGGCGCTGATGTTATTGAATACTTTGCTGGCTTGGCACCAACGCTACAAGGCGACCAACAACCGCTGAGCGAATCTCAATTTTTCTACACTCGCCGCGAGCCGCTAGGCATCTGTGCGGGCATTGGTGCGTGGAACTACCCTATCCAAATCGCGATGTGGAAATCGGCTCCGGCATTAGCTGCGGGTAACGTGATGATTTTCAAGCCTTCAGAAGAAACGCCGCTAACGGCGCTCAAGCTTGCTGAGATATTTACCGAAGCTGGTCTTCCTGATGGCGTGTTCAACGTGGTTCAGGGCGATTACCGTGTTGGTCAGATGCTAACGGCGCACCCAGATATCGCGAAAGTATCGTTCACGGGCGAAACCGGTACCGGTAAAGCGGTAATGGCAGACAGCGCTAAGACGCTGAAATCAGTCACCATGGAACTTGGCGGCAAGTCACCGATGATCGTGTTTGATGATGCGAAATTGGATGATGCAGTGTCAGCTTCGATGGTCGCAAACTTCTACACTCAAGGCGAAGTGTGTACTAACGGTACTCGTGTTTATGTACATGAAAACATCTACAACGCATTCATCGACCAACTTAAGACTCGCACTGAGAAGCTGATCATTGGTAACCCAATGGATATGGAGACTCAGATCGGCGCGTTGATTTCTAAAGAACACCTTTCAAAAGTCCTTGAAGCAATTGAGCTAGCTAAACAGTCGGGCGCAACCCTGCTGACGGGCGGCTATCAAGTGACAGACAACGGCCTCGAAAATGGTAATTTTGTTATCCCAACCGTGTTTGTGGATTGCGAAGACAACATGCCTCACGTTCAACAAGAGATCTTTGGCCCTGTGATGTCAGTGTTGAAGTTTACCGACGAAGACGATGTGATTCGCCGCGCTAACGACACCAAATATGGCCTTGCGGCTGGCGTGTTCACGCAAAACCTTTCTCGTGCTCACCGCGTGATCCATCAAATGCAGGCAGGTATTTGTTGGGTGAACACGTGGGGCGACTCACCAGCAGAAATGCCGGTTGGTGGTTACAAGCTTTCGGGTATTGGCCGTGAAAATGGACCAGAAACCCTACTTCATTATACGCAGACTAAGAGCATTCTTATTGAACTTGGCGACTACGCCAGCCCTTATGCCTAA
- the betA gene encoding choline dehydrogenase: MEQRYDYIIVGAGSAGCVLADRLTESGEHSVLLLEAGGTDKSIFIQMPTALSYPMNTEKYAWQFETEKEPGLDGRELHCPRGKVLGGSSSINGMVYVRGHACDFDQWEEEGAAGWNYQACLPYFRRAESWNKGGDEYRGDNGPVGTCNGNDMELNPLYQAFIDAGKDAGYPETNDYNGYQQEGFGTMHMTVDKGVRASTSNAYLRRALKRSNLTLKKGIVARRFLLEAQDLEGQSGLKAVGVEFEKSGNTQVTVANKEVISSAGSIGSVQLLQLSGIGPKAVLEKAGVEVKHELSGVGENLQDHLEVYFQYHCNEPITLNSKLGLVSKGMIGAEWILTRKGLGATNHFESCAFIRSRKGLKWPNIQYHFLPGAMRYDGQAAFDGHGFQVHVGPNKPESRGTVAITSADPHAKPEIIFNYISTEQDRQDWRDCIRLTREILSQPAMDAYRGEEIQPGLSITSDEAIDEWVKQNVESAYHPSCGCKMGADDDPMAVLDEECRVRGIDSLRVVDSSVFPVIPNGNLNAPTIMVAERASDLILGKPMLKEQDVPVWIAPEWQEKQRINKPVREA, translated from the coding sequence ATGGAACAACGCTACGATTATATTATCGTCGGCGCGGGTTCGGCCGGCTGTGTGTTAGCGGATAGGCTAACGGAAAGCGGTGAACATAGCGTTTTATTACTGGAAGCTGGTGGTACGGACAAGAGTATTTTTATCCAAATGCCAACCGCGCTTTCTTACCCAATGAATACTGAAAAGTACGCTTGGCAATTTGAAACAGAGAAAGAACCGGGCCTTGATGGACGTGAACTGCACTGCCCACGTGGCAAAGTGTTAGGCGGCAGCTCATCGATCAACGGCATGGTTTACGTTCGTGGCCACGCCTGTGATTTTGACCAATGGGAAGAAGAGGGTGCTGCGGGTTGGAACTACCAAGCATGTCTGCCTTATTTCCGCCGTGCTGAATCATGGAACAAAGGCGGTGATGAATACCGTGGAGACAATGGCCCTGTCGGCACTTGTAATGGTAACGATATGGAGCTCAACCCGCTTTACCAAGCGTTCATCGATGCAGGTAAAGACGCCGGTTATCCAGAAACCAACGATTATAACGGCTACCAGCAAGAAGGCTTCGGCACCATGCACATGACGGTAGACAAGGGTGTTAGAGCCTCAACCTCTAACGCTTATCTACGTCGAGCATTGAAGCGTTCAAACCTGACCTTGAAGAAAGGTATCGTGGCGCGTCGTTTCTTACTTGAAGCACAAGACTTAGAAGGTCAATCAGGCTTGAAAGCGGTTGGTGTCGAGTTTGAAAAGTCAGGCAATACCCAGGTGACTGTGGCGAACAAAGAAGTGATCTCTTCTGCGGGTTCTATTGGCTCGGTTCAACTGCTGCAGCTTTCTGGTATCGGCCCGAAAGCCGTGCTTGAAAAGGCCGGCGTTGAAGTTAAACACGAACTAAGCGGTGTCGGTGAAAACCTTCAAGATCACTTAGAAGTGTACTTCCAATATCACTGCAACGAACCGATCACGCTCAACAGTAAGCTTGGCTTGGTCAGCAAGGGCATGATTGGCGCGGAATGGATTCTGACTCGTAAAGGCCTTGGTGCCACTAACCACTTTGAATCGTGCGCGTTCATTCGTTCTCGCAAAGGATTGAAGTGGCCAAACATTCAATATCACTTCCTGCCAGGAGCGATGCGTTACGACGGGCAAGCGGCCTTTGATGGTCACGGTTTCCAAGTACACGTTGGGCCTAACAAGCCAGAAAGTCGCGGTACGGTTGCGATCACTTCTGCTGATCCGCATGCCAAGCCAGAGATCATTTTCAACTACATTTCGACTGAGCAAGACCGCCAAGATTGGCGCGATTGTATTCGTCTGACACGCGAGATTTTGTCTCAACCAGCAATGGATGCTTACCGAGGCGAAGAGATTCAGCCGGGTCTAAGTATCACTTCCGATGAAGCAATCGATGAATGGGTTAAGCAGAACGTGGAAAGTGCGTACCACCCTTCATGTGGCTGCAAAATGGGTGCTGATGATGATCCAATGGCAGTGCTTGATGAAGAGTGTCGCGTTCGCGGTATCGACAGCTTACGTGTTGTTGATTCGTCGGTTTTCCCAGTTATTCCAAACGGCAACCTGAACGCCCCGACCATTATGGTGGCTGAGCGTGCTTCCGATTTGATTTTGGGTAAGCCAATGCTCAAAGAGCAGGACGTTCCAGTGTGGATTGCACCTGAATGGCAAGAGAAACAAAGAATCAATAAACCAGTAAGAGAAGCGTAA